Part of the Paroedura picta isolate Pp20150507F chromosome 3, Ppicta_v3.0, whole genome shotgun sequence genome is shown below.
TCAACCACAGTGtgagcataggtaaaggtaaaggtatcccctgtgcaagcaccaggtcatgtctgacccttggggtgacgccctccagcgttttcatggcagactcaatacggggtggtttgccagtgccttccccagtcatgaccgtttaccccccagcaagcaagctgggtactcattttaccgacctcggaaggatggaaggctgagtcaaccttgagccagctgctgggattgaactcccagcctcatgggcaaagctttcagacagctgccttaccactctgcgccacaagaggctcttgtgagtgTGAGCATGCTCTTCTAGTGTGAGCATAGAAGTGGCTGAATACTTCTATGGACCGTCTGGTGGACAAGGACTTCCAAACTATAGTGAAAATGCTTCCTGCAGACCAAGCACTCAAATGGCTTCTCCTCCATGTGGCACCTGATTGGCGCTCAGGTCTTGGCTTCTCAAGCACTCTGACCTTTTCCAGGACTTCTCTCCAGCTTGTTCAGTCGGGCCCGACTGCTGCCAGAAGGTGCTTCCACATTTGGAGCACATAAAAGGTTCCTCTCTTGCATGGATTTTCTGATGTCAAGGAAGACCATAATTGGAGGACAGTCTTATTCCACAGTCGGAAGGTTTCTAAGGTTTCTGCCCAGTGTGGACTTTTCTTCTCATATGAACAAGAAAGTTTGACCTCTGGGGAAATGCTCTCCCAGAGTCTGAACATCTGCAAgcatctcccctgtgtggattctcacCAGAGGAGGGCGCTGGCAGAAATTTTTATCAGAGTCGGATCACTTGTATTGTTTCTTGCCCTTGTGGACTCGCTGGTGGATTCTGAGCCCGTGGTCGTTTTTGAAGATATTGCCACACACAGCACACCTGTAAGGTTTCTCTGTAGTGTGAGTCCCCTCTTGCGAGTTCCCCCCAAAGGTATTCTCGAAGTCAGAGCACCTGTAGGGTTCCTCTTGTGTGTGGATTCTCACATGCGCCTCCAAAAGAGAGCGCCAGCGAAAACTTTTGCCGCAGTAGGAGCATTTATACTGTTTCTTGCCCCTGTGGACTGCCTGGTGGACTTTGAGACCATGGTCATTCTTGAAGCCATCCCCACAGAGATCACACTTGTAAGGCTTCTCCAGAGGGGAAATTCCCTCTTGCGGGTTCCCGCCAAGGTCGTTCTGAAGGCCTGAGCCTCTggagggcttctctcccgtgtggattctctCATGCGCCACCAGAAGAGAGCGCCAGTGGAAAATTTTGTTGCAGTAGGAGCATTTATACTGTTTCTTGCCCCTGTGGACTCGCTGGTGGATTCTGAGCCCGTGGTCGTTTTTGAAGTTGTCCCCACATACAGTGCACTGGTATGGCTTCCTCGTAGGGTGGATTCCCAGCCGCGAGTTCCCCTTAAAGGTATTCCCAAAATCCGAGGAGGCGTAGGGCTTCTCCCGCGTATGTATTCTCTCATGTATCACCATAAGAGAGCGCCAGCGGAAACCTTTGCCACAGTAAGAGCATCTGTACTGTGTCTTGCCCTTGTGGACTCGCTGGTGGATTCTGAGTCCGTGGTCGTTCTTGAAGTGATCGCCACACACAGCACACCTGTAAGGTTTCCCCGTAGCGTGAGTTCCCTCTTGCGAATTTCGGCCAAAGTTACTTCCAAAGCCTGAGCCTctgtagggcttctctcctgtgtggattctctcgTGCGCCACCAGAAGAGAGGGCCAGCGAAAACTTTTCCCACAGGAGGAACATTTGTATTCTTTCTTGCCCCTGTGGACTCGCTGGTGGATTTTCAGGCCGTGGCTGTTTTTGAAGTTATTCCCACACGCAAGACACTTGTAAGGATCCTCCAAAGTGTGGATTCCCTCTCGAGAGTTGCCCGCAAAGGTGCTCCCGAATTGTGGGGCTCTGTAGGGCCTCTCTCCCATGTGGATTCTCTCATGCACCACGAGGACCGTGTGCCGGCGGAAGCTTTTGCTGCAGTAGGAGCATCTGTGCTGTTTCTTGCCCATGTGAATTCGCTGGTGGATTCTGAGGCCGAGGTCATTCTTGAAGTGATCCCCACACACAGCACACCTGTATGTGTATTTCTCCGTAGTGTGCGTTCTCTCTTGCGAGTCCCCCGCAAAAATCTTCCCAGAGTTTGAGCAactgggcttctctcctgtgtggactCTCTCATGCCCCACTAGAAGAGAGTGCTGGTGGAAACCTTTCCCACAGTAGGAGCATCTGTACCGTTTCTTGCCCTTGTGGACTCGCTGGTGGATTCTGAGGCCGAGGTCATTCTTGAAGTGATTGCCACACACAGCACACCTGTCAGATTTCTCCGTAGTGTGAGTTCCCTCTTGCAAATTTCTGCCAAAGTTACTTCCAAAGTCTGCGCCTCTGCAGGGCTTCCCTCCTGTGTGGATCCTTTCGTGCGCCACCAGAAGAGAGCGCCAGCGAAAACTTTTCCCGCAGAAAGAGCATTTGTAGTCTTTCTTGCCCCTGTGGACTGCCTGGTGGATTCTGAGACCGTGGTCATTTTTGAAGTGATCCCCACACACATCGCACTTGTAAGGATTCTGTGTAATGCGCGTTCCCTCTTGCGAGTTCCCCCCAAAGATATTCACAGAGCGTGAGCATTTATGGGGCTTTTCCTTCttgctttctccacagtggaCACATTGATGCGGTCTTTCCCCCATGTGGGATTTCTCGTGGAACCCAAGATGCGAGCTGCTACCAAAGCTTTGGCCACAACGCCAGCATTTGTAAGTATTCTTTCCCACGTGGCTTCTCTCACAAGTCGAAAGGCGCGGGCTTGGACCATGGTTTCCCTCATGTCCCTCACGTTTCATGCTGTTTACCTCATGTGAGGCTGTGTCTTCACGGAGACCTCGGTCAAGGCGTTCAGAAAGAACAGGCTCCAGGCCCTCCATCTCATGGTTATATTCAGTCTGATTCTCTGTCCTGTCTCCATTCTCATGACCTTTCCTACCACATGGGGAATCGTTCTCCTCGGCTGTATCCGACGGCATCTCCTGAGGTTGCTCTACCTCAGGGCTTTCCAAGAAAGACATCAGCTCCTCCTCGGTTTCACTCAGCCACCCGTCACCTGCTGGGTGGAAAAAAGGTAAATTTGTTTGATGCTACTTGAGATAAGGGAACGATACTGTGATTGGCATCCTGGccacaataatttatttatttattcgttgatatttatatactgccctccccaaatgggaACATGTTGTGTTTGTCTTTGTGGTTTCAGTGCATACCCCACACGGGTCTGCACCTTtgcaggcctgccacagagaagaGCTAGCAAGCTTAAGACAAgattctagaacagcctttctcaacttttgttaactttgagaaacccctgaaacattcttcaggcttcaagaaacccccagggcAATCAAGCAGAATATGCTTACGGCAGATACGAGCTTTGGCAAGTCACTGCTCACTGCTTCAGAGATACACAGAAACATATTTCCTGTTACCAATTTTGCAAGTCTTTAAGGTCCTCCTGgattcctgctttttttttttctacagctgcagacagactaactcAGCAACTCATCTTGATCAGTCTATAATGTGCGGAAAATGAGGGAGgatcttacagcaggggtagtcaacctgtggtcctcgagatgttcatggactacagttctcatgagcccctgccagcagatgctggcatgggctcatgggaactgtagtccatgaacatctcgaggaccacaggttgactacccctgtcttacaggGCTGATGTCAGGCCCCCTATAAGGGGGCAAAGTGCTTGTAACCCCTGAACGCCCTTTTCAATGTGCCACATAATTGTTGTATTACTCCCTGAGAAGCAGCCCAAGTTAGAAGTGGGTTGCTTTTAATTCCATTAGGATTTTAATTTGTATGCCcttcggggggtgggtgggggagagcaagggGTGGCAGGGTCAAAGTCTTGTGAATAAATCAGAACAAAAATCCCAAGCTCTTTGAACGTGCAATATTTGGGGACAGGCGAGTGCTTACCCAAAACACCAGCATTGCTTCTCTGCTCCTTCTTGGCAACTGCTGTCTTTGCTGCATGGGTTTGCTCGCGCTCGAACGGCTTTTCCTGCACGCGCTTTCTCCCCTGTGCCGCGCGACTGGAGCTCAGGGAGCGAATCCGCAAGCACTCTGAACATTCGGAGCCCTTCTCTCCGGCTTGATCGGTCGGGTCTGACCACTGCAAGAAGGTCCTCCCGGATTGGGAGCACGTACCAGGTTCCTCTCCGGTGTGGATTTTCTGATGTCGAAGAAGGTCATGGCtagagcagcagctctccccacagTGGCAACATCTGTAAGCTTTCTGCCCAGCGTGGCTCTTTTTCACGTGCGCGAGGAAGTCTGACCTCTTCGGAAATGTTTCCCCACAGTCCGAGCATCggtagggcttctctcccgtgtggatcctctCGTGCAGCATCAGGCCGTAGTTCCTGCGGAAACGTTTCTCGCAGAAGGAACATTTGTAGGGCGTCTCTCCTGAATGGGTCTTTGCGTGGGATTTAAGGTATTTCAGACACTTGAAGTTTTTCCCGCAGACTAAGCATTTATGCTGCTTCCCTGCCGTGTGGCCTTTCTGGTGTTCGGTAAGCAGCAAACTGGTCCGGAACTTCCTCCCACAGACCGCACAGTCCAGAGGCTTCTCTTTGTGGGTCTGGATATGTGCGGCCAACTCTGCACTGACGCTGAAAGCCTTCCCGCAGGCAAAGCACACAAAAGCCTCCGCCAAGGGGGGCTGCCCGTGTTCGACGAGGCCCGGATTCTGGCCGACGCTTTCCCCGCAGTACGAGAAAAGAGCGCAGTGGATTCTCTCGTGGCGCTTAAGGCCTGACTTCTTATGGAAAGATTCCCCGCACTGCGCGCATCTGTACGGCTTCTCAGCCCTGGGGTCTCTCTGGTAGGTTTTGAGACCTGAGACGCTCCTGATGTTCTCCCCCTCCGCAAGGCCCTTGTAAGGCGTCTCTGCAGCGTGGAACCCCTCTGGCAAGTCGCCCCCAAAGGTATTCCCACAGTGGGGGCATTTGTGGGGCTTTTGCCCTATGTAgatcctctcactttctccacaatgggcaCATTTATACAGTTTCTCCCCGACGTGGTTTCTCTCGTGGGACAAAAGTTCAGAGCTGCTCCAAAAGTTCTGGCCACAATGCCAGCACGTGTAAGTTTTTCCTCCTGTCTGGCTTGGCTCACAGGGCAAAAGGTGCGGGCTTGGGCTTTCCTTGGTTGCTGAACTCTGCATGCTGTTCACCCGCGGCAGGGCCGTGGCCTCGCTGAGAATTGGGTCAGTAGCTGCAGAAAGAACAGGCCCCGCGGTCTCCGTCTCGTGGTTCTTTCCGTCCGGGCTCTGTGCCCTGCTGGAGTTCTCGTCCCCTTTTCTACCGCACGGGGAATGGTTCTCTTTGGCTGCTTCCGGCAGCATCtcctgtggctcctcctcctcagggATTTCCAAGAAGGGCTTCAGGTCCTCCTCGGTTTCGCTCAGCCACTCATCGCCTGctggaggaaaaggggaggaTCCAGTTTAGGTGATGCTACCTGAGACAGCACAACTGGCCAAAATCAACTCGTCGCCGATGGtcaaaagatggatggatggaacacCGACCACTTGAAAAGGGTGAAACAGTGTTCAGGATTCTGAGCGTGACAAAGTTCCGGCATCATTTGgaggcaaggggaggaggaggaggaggaggagaaggagttggttcttatatgccgcttttctctacccgaaggagtctcaaagcagcttacagtcgccttccctttcccctccccacaacagacaccctgtgagggaggtgaggctgagaaagccctgatattcctgctcagtcagaacagctttatgcgggaactgtggggagcccaaggttacccagctggctgcatgtgggggagcgcagaatcgaacctgttgtgccagattagaagtccgcactcctaaccactacaccaaactggctcccagtgcTGAACTAGGAGGTCTCCCAGTGctgaacctcagaagagccctgctggatcagaccagcggtccatctagtccagcatcctgcctcactcacaggccaagcagttcctctggagggccaacaacagggcaggggggggggggactgaagctttctcctgaggttgcctcctggctctgggactgaGAGGATGTTTTCAGCTCTGcaatgagggccctgacagagctgtcacagttccacaggggctgcaaaacggagctcttccgccaggtttatggtcgggGTCCGTGCTAGAGCAGGTGGTACGGGTCACCCCTGGCATTGGTGCCTGAACATCTTGGTGCCGAACATCTTGGGTCCTCTCCTGCCCAATGCTGCCCTCAaaagggccttcctgttttaaggagggcccATCTGTCAATATTTTTGTGCATTGTagtaactgggttttttttaattggattttattgtatggattttctttttgcGTGACCCGCCGCAAGCCGGTTTTCAAgagctataaatccaataaataaaaataaactcaaCCCCTTTCTGGGCCATTTTAGAAATATGAAACTGCTACCGTTGTCCACAGACCTGGAAGAGGGCCCATTccgttcaaaggagcaggatggCTGAAGCTGGAACAACTTCAGGAATTCATGAAGACCGGCCCTGCCTGGTCAGCCTTACCTGAAAAATTTGTGCTTCCATCAACGCACTGTCTGGCTTCGGAGAAACACGGACCCTTCGCTGCTCCTGGCAATTCCTTGCAGGTCTCGGGTGGATTTACAAACAGGTCTTCTGATGAACCCTTAATATGCAATGGGGgaacaattaaaaatgaaatcaggAGGCAGACAATGAGCTGCGTGGACCAAGTGGGGGAGACTTACAGTAAATTCCAAGGTACACAGCAGTACGAATTCAATTCTTTTGCTTGGTCAGTTCTGGCCTGATACAGTCCAATCTGATTTCCTTGTTTATAGGATGTCCCTATAGAatgtggcttggtgtagtggttaggagtgcggacttctaatctggcaagcccagtttgattcagcgcttccccacatgcaaccagctgggcgaccttgggctcgccacaaccctcataaagctgttctgactgagcaggaatatcaggggtctctcagcctcccccacctcacagggggtctgttgtggggagaggaaagggaaggcgaatgtaagccgctttgagcctcctttgggtagagaaaagtggcatataagaaccaaatcttcttcttcttcaggaatctcagggctctctcaacctcacctccctcacagggtgtctgttgtggggggaggaaagggaaggggattgcaagcTGGTAAAGcctcaggttcaattcccggcatctccagttaaaaggaccaggcaggaggtgatgggaaagacctggaaccctggagagcctctgcccgTCAGAGCAGACGATACCGACTGATGAATGAATCAGTATAAGCCAGCTTCACGTGTCACTTTAAGCCTTGTGTGGGTTCTTTGTTTGGCAGGATCTGGATTAACAAGGAGTTTCCCGCATGGGCATTTTAAATCAGTGCCATTTCCCAGCCACCCTGGGCAACAGGGCTTTTATTCTGGCGGTGATGGAAAGCACCATCCAGTCACAGCCGATATGGTGAGCGCAGGGGGTTGTCAGGGCAGGAGGCATCCAGAGTTGGTTtcccctggcctgcctctgcacggAAACTTTGGGCTTccctgggggggggtctcctgacGGAGTTCTAACCAGGCCAATCTTTACTCAGCGGCTGCAGTCTGatcagagtgcagggggttggactagatgacccatgagatcccttccaactcttattattctatgattctaagatccaaGTAGCGTGGCCCATCCAAACCTATTGCACAAACACCTCTACTGATTGCTCTGATATtctaaacaacagaacaaagttcgagttcAGTGGCATATTAAAGACTGACAAACCAGAAAAATGTtgctggtcgtaaaggtgccactggtctggTTTTATACTTTATTATTGCGGTTTTGTCTGTTTCACCAGGGAGGGAGCCTCGCCTTCTTGTGGGACAACTTcatttgggggttggggtgggtctTGTTCTCACCTGTGGTGCTCTCTCCTTGGCACCTTGCTGTGCTTTCAGGAACTCCTCTGCCAGGCTCACCGCTTGGGCGCAGTCCTCCGGATTGTTCTCGCTGACCCAGCGCTGCATCTCTGGGGGCAGGACAATCAAGAACTGCTCCAGGGCCAGCAagtccaggatctgctccttgctgTGCCTCTTGGGCCTCAGCCACTGGCAGCACAGCTCCTGCAGCTGCCGGCAGGTCTCCCGAGGACCCTCCGCCTCTTGGTAGCTGAGCGTCCTGAAGCGCCACTGCCACATCCCCGCCCGGATGGTTTCCAAAGTTCGGACTCTCTTCTTCGCCCTGCCACAGCGCATGGCCTCCTGATTCTGCTTTGCTTCTCCAGTTGGGTTCGGCAGGGGCTGGGAAGCCCCCAATGCACCAGGCTCTGTCAGGCCGTCAGAAGGCCCCGGAGATGTCCTCTGTTCAGGCAGGCGTGGGCCACCCCTTCTAGAACCAGGACCCTGAAGGGTCTTCAGGAATTCCTGTAGCTGGGCGTCCCACTTTTGGGTCGGCTCCTCCTCCGGCTGCCGTTCACCGGTCCTCTCCGTTGTGAGAGCGTCTgcttcttccatttcttcctctGGCCGGGAGCCTGCTgactcttcttcctccattttgATTGGATTCCCCTGATTTGGGGATTCTTGAACCGTTGTTGTCCCTTGTGCcgcagccatttccttccccaagaGGCGGTTCCCGCCCCCTTTGGTGCACAGGCTCAGCCCCTTGTCACCAACCCTTGCGGAAATCCTCGGCTCTTTCAGAGAACCCCCCGGAGTTCCATCAAGAAGAGAGACGCATCCAGCAAGGCAGGTGGGGCCTCCCAAACAAGATGGGGCTCTTCAACGGGCCTCACTGGATCCAACGGGACTTCCAGGTAACACCCCACATTTCTGCAGGCAAGGAGGAAAAAGGGAGACAAAAGGAAGCCATCCTGGAGAAATAGTTGACtggacaaatgctggcagaggctcatgggaattgtagtccatgggcatctggagggctgcagtttgactacccctgctatagatgtttggggcagtgatgctctgtattcttggtgcctctatggggggggggcaacagtggcagGACATCTGGAGTTCACCTTCTGAACCGATTGCATCAACCAAGAGGAAACACTCCCCTTACCTGCTCTTTGGGGCTCTCAGACTCTTTCAGCATCAGCAGGAAATCTTCTGCTAGGGTCGCTCCCTGGGTGcactggggcagtggtccccaacctttctgaggctggggactggcagggcatcgggccacgcccgcacattgcgcatgctaaatgcgcgggcgtggcctgcatgggcgcggcccggccctgattccctctccccgccctcccgcagtaagaagcttcccgggccgcaagcttgcccggcaccgggccgcggccagtaggttggggaccactgcactgggGGACCTAATGATGGCCACTGggtttcggccactgtgtgacacagagtgttggactggatggaccattggcctgatccaaaatggcttctcttacgttcttaagaAATTGAGGCACGACTATCTGTCTGTCAGTTTACTGGGCAAAACCACAAAGAAAGAGAGACATAACTATCTAACTAATTAGCTATAGTTAATTGTGGCCTAGCATCCAGCTTGCAGTTTTCACTGCGGCCTACCCACTGCAGCCTACCCTCCTGGATTCTggagcaagaatccaggagcacttgCAAGGCGCACACAAcgggtggctggggaggagcatTTGAgtgtcacagctcacttcttcaggtccctgaagctcctccccggccaccgATTGTGTTAGTGTAAAACCACAGCCACTAGAGAGATTTAAAGAGTTGGGgaattccttataaggaagaaaaggtgcaATTTTCCCTGAGGGATTGGACGGCGGAAGCTGCAGGGAGGAGCACCCCTTTCTGTGAATCTATGTAA
Proteins encoded:
- the LOC143833877 gene encoding uncharacterized protein LOC143833877 isoform X1 is translated as MAAAQGTTTVQESPNQGNPIKMEEEESAGSRPEEEMEEADALTTERTGERQPEEEPTQKWDAQLQEFLKTLQGPGSRRGGPRLPEQRTSPGPSDGLTEPGALGASQPLPNPTGEAKQNQEAMRCGRAKKRVRTLETIRAGMWQWRFRTLSYQEAEGPRETCRQLQELCCQWLRPKRHSKEQILDLLALEQFLIVLPPEMQRWVSENNPEDCAQAVSLAEEFLKAQQGAKERAPQGSSEDLFVNPPETCKELPGAAKGPCFSEARQCVDGSTNFSAGDEWLSETEEDLKPFLEIPEEEEPQEMLPEAAKENHSPCGRKGDENSSRAQSPDGKNHETETAGPVLSAATDPILSEATALPRVNSMQSSATKESPSPHLLPCEPSQTGGKTYTCWHCGQNFWSSSELLSHERNHVGEKLYKCAHCGESERIYIGQKPHKCPHCGNTFGGDLPEGFHAAETPYKGLAEGENIRSVSGLKTYQRDPRAEKPYRCAQCGESFHKKSGLKRHERIHCALFSYCGESVGQNPGLVEHGQPPLAEAFVCFACGKAFSVSAELAAHIQTHKEKPLDCAVCGRKFRTSLLLTEHQKGHTAGKQHKCLVCGKNFKCLKYLKSHAKTHSGETPYKCSFCEKRFRRNYGLMLHERIHTGEKPYRCSDCGETFPKRSDFLAHVKKSHAGQKAYRCCHCGESCCSSHDLLRHQKIHTGEEPGTCSQSGRTFLQWSDPTDQAGEKGSECSECLRIRSLSSSRAAQGRKRVQEKPFEREQTHAAKTAVAKKEQRSNAGVLAGDGWLSETEEELMSFLESPEVEQPQEMPSDTAEENDSPCGRKGHENGDRTENQTEYNHEMEGLEPVLSERLDRGLREDTASHEVNSMKREGHEGNHGPSPRLSTCERSHVGKNTYKCWRCGQSFGSSSHLGFHEKSHMGERPHQCVHCGESKKEKPHKCSRSVNIFGGNSQEGTRITQNPYKCDVCGDHFKNDHGLRIHQAVHRGKKDYKCSFCGKSFRWRSLLVAHERIHTGGKPCRGADFGSNFGRNLQEGTHTTEKSDRCAVCGNHFKNDLGLRIHQRVHKGKKRYRCSYCGKGFHQHSLLVGHERVHTGEKPSCSNSGKIFAGDSQERTHTTEKYTYRCAVCGDHFKNDLGLRIHQRIHMGKKQHRCSYCSKSFRRHTVLVVHERIHMGERPYRAPQFGSTFAGNSREGIHTLEDPYKCLACGNNFKNSHGLKIHQRVHRGKKEYKCSSCGKSFRWPSLLVAHERIHTGEKPYRGSGFGSNFGRNSQEGTHATGKPYRCAVCGDHFKNDHGLRIHQRVHKGKTQYRCSYCGKGFRWRSLMVIHERIHTREKPYASSDFGNTFKGNSRLGIHPTRKPYQCTVCGDNFKNDHGLRIHQRVHRGKKQYKCSYCNKIFHWRSLLVAHERIHTGEKPSRGSGLQNDLGGNPQEGISPLEKPYKCDLCGDGFKNDHGLKVHQAVHRGKKQYKCSYCGKSFRWRSLLEAHVRIHTQEEPYRCSDFENTFGGNSQEGTHTTEKPYRCAVCGNIFKNDHGLRIHQRVHKGKKQYK
- the LOC143833877 gene encoding uncharacterized protein LOC143833877 isoform X2, encoding MAAAQGTTTVQESPNQGNPIKMEEEESAGSRPEEEMEEADALTTERTGERQPEEEPTQKWDAQLQEFLKTLQGPGSRRGGPRLPEQRTSPGPSDGLTEPGALGASQPLPNPTGEAKQNQEAMRCGRAKKRVRTLETIRAGMWQWRFRTLSYQEAEGPRETCRQLQELCCQWLRPKRHSKEQILDLLALEQFLIVLPPEMQRWVSENNPEDCAQAVSLAEEFLKAQQGAKERAPQGSSEDLFVNPPETCKELPGAAKGPCFSEARQCVDGSTNFSGDEWLSETEEDLKPFLEIPEEEEPQEMLPEAAKENHSPCGRKGDENSSRAQSPDGKNHETETAGPVLSAATDPILSEATALPRVNSMQSSATKESPSPHLLPCEPSQTGGKTYTCWHCGQNFWSSSELLSHERNHVGEKLYKCAHCGESERIYIGQKPHKCPHCGNTFGGDLPEGFHAAETPYKGLAEGENIRSVSGLKTYQRDPRAEKPYRCAQCGESFHKKSGLKRHERIHCALFSYCGESVGQNPGLVEHGQPPLAEAFVCFACGKAFSVSAELAAHIQTHKEKPLDCAVCGRKFRTSLLLTEHQKGHTAGKQHKCLVCGKNFKCLKYLKSHAKTHSGETPYKCSFCEKRFRRNYGLMLHERIHTGEKPYRCSDCGETFPKRSDFLAHVKKSHAGQKAYRCCHCGESCCSSHDLLRHQKIHTGEEPGTCSQSGRTFLQWSDPTDQAGEKGSECSECLRIRSLSSSRAAQGRKRVQEKPFEREQTHAAKTAVAKKEQRSNAGVLAGDGWLSETEEELMSFLESPEVEQPQEMPSDTAEENDSPCGRKGHENGDRTENQTEYNHEMEGLEPVLSERLDRGLREDTASHEVNSMKREGHEGNHGPSPRLSTCERSHVGKNTYKCWRCGQSFGSSSHLGFHEKSHMGERPHQCVHCGESKKEKPHKCSRSVNIFGGNSQEGTRITQNPYKCDVCGDHFKNDHGLRIHQAVHRGKKDYKCSFCGKSFRWRSLLVAHERIHTGGKPCRGADFGSNFGRNLQEGTHTTEKSDRCAVCGNHFKNDLGLRIHQRVHKGKKRYRCSYCGKGFHQHSLLVGHERVHTGEKPSCSNSGKIFAGDSQERTHTTEKYTYRCAVCGDHFKNDLGLRIHQRIHMGKKQHRCSYCSKSFRRHTVLVVHERIHMGERPYRAPQFGSTFAGNSREGIHTLEDPYKCLACGNNFKNSHGLKIHQRVHRGKKEYKCSSCGKSFRWPSLLVAHERIHTGEKPYRGSGFGSNFGRNSQEGTHATGKPYRCAVCGDHFKNDHGLRIHQRVHKGKTQYRCSYCGKGFRWRSLMVIHERIHTREKPYASSDFGNTFKGNSRLGIHPTRKPYQCTVCGDNFKNDHGLRIHQRVHRGKKQYKCSYCNKIFHWRSLLVAHERIHTGEKPSRGSGLQNDLGGNPQEGISPLEKPYKCDLCGDGFKNDHGLKVHQAVHRGKKQYKCSYCGKSFRWRSLLEAHVRIHTQEEPYRCSDFENTFGGNSQEGTHTTEKPYRCAVCGNIFKNDHGLRIHQRVHKGKKQYK
- the LOC143833877 gene encoding uncharacterized protein LOC143833877 isoform X3, producing the protein MAAAQGTTTVQESPNQGNPIKMEEEESAGSRPEEEMEEADALTTERTGERQPEEEPTQKWDAQLQEFLKTLQGPGSRRGGPRLPEQRTSPGPSDGLTEPGALGASQPLPNPTGEAKQNQEAMRCGRAKKRVRTLETIRAGMWQWRFRTLSYQEAEGPRETCRQLQELCCQWLRPKRHSKEQILDLLALEQFLIVLPPEMQRWVSENNPEDCAQAVSLAEEFLKAQQGAKERAPQGSSEDLFVNPPETCKELPGAAKGPCFSEARQCVDGSTNFSAGDEWLSETEEDLKPFLEIPEEEEPQEMLPEAAKENHSPCGRKGDENSSRAQSPDGKNHETETAGPVLSAATDPILSEATALPRVNSMQSSATKESPSPHLLPCEPSQTGGKTYTCWHCGQNFWSSSELLSHERNHVGEKLYKCAHCGESERIYIGQKPHKCPHCGNTFGGDLPEGFHAAETPYKGLAEGENIRSVSGLKTYQRDPRAEKPYRCAQCGESFHKKSGLKRHERIHCALFSYCGESVGQNPGLVEHGQPPLAEAFVCFACGKAFSVSAELAAHIQTHKEKPLDCAVCGRKFRTSLLLTEHQKGHTAGKQHKCLVCGKNFKCLKYLKSHAKTHSGETPYKCSFCEKRFRRNYGLMLHERIHTGEKPYRCSDCGETFPKRSDFLAHVKKSHAGQKAYRCCHCGESCCSSHDLLRHQKIHTGEEPGTCSQSGRTFLQWSDPTDQAGEKGSECSECLRIRSLSSSRAAQGRKRVQEKPFEREQTHAAKTAVAKKEQRSNAGVLGDGWLSETEEELMSFLESPEVEQPQEMPSDTAEENDSPCGRKGHENGDRTENQTEYNHEMEGLEPVLSERLDRGLREDTASHEVNSMKREGHEGNHGPSPRLSTCERSHVGKNTYKCWRCGQSFGSSSHLGFHEKSHMGERPHQCVHCGESKKEKPHKCSRSVNIFGGNSQEGTRITQNPYKCDVCGDHFKNDHGLRIHQAVHRGKKDYKCSFCGKSFRWRSLLVAHERIHTGGKPCRGADFGSNFGRNLQEGTHTTEKSDRCAVCGNHFKNDLGLRIHQRVHKGKKRYRCSYCGKGFHQHSLLVGHERVHTGEKPSCSNSGKIFAGDSQERTHTTEKYTYRCAVCGDHFKNDLGLRIHQRIHMGKKQHRCSYCSKSFRRHTVLVVHERIHMGERPYRAPQFGSTFAGNSREGIHTLEDPYKCLACGNNFKNSHGLKIHQRVHRGKKEYKCSSCGKSFRWPSLLVAHERIHTGEKPYRGSGFGSNFGRNSQEGTHATGKPYRCAVCGDHFKNDHGLRIHQRVHKGKTQYRCSYCGKGFRWRSLMVIHERIHTREKPYASSDFGNTFKGNSRLGIHPTRKPYQCTVCGDNFKNDHGLRIHQRVHRGKKQYKCSYCNKIFHWRSLLVAHERIHTGEKPSRGSGLQNDLGGNPQEGISPLEKPYKCDLCGDGFKNDHGLKVHQAVHRGKKQYKCSYCGKSFRWRSLLEAHVRIHTQEEPYRCSDFENTFGGNSQEGTHTTEKPYRCAVCGNIFKNDHGLRIHQRVHKGKKQYK